The proteins below come from a single Eptesicus fuscus isolate TK198812 chromosome 5, DD_ASM_mEF_20220401, whole genome shotgun sequence genomic window:
- the RNASE12 gene encoding probable inactive ribonuclease-like protein 12 encodes MLLVKAAAKRKGIKATDVKGLLPLMVLMVIIFLMIVFWENELYEEVVASTIEHLHVDYPQSDIAVRYCNHMIIQRIIKEPDNTCRKEHVFIHERPRNINHVCTSPKRMACQNHSSVLCFQSETKFKMTVCKLIEGTRYPACRYHISPTEGFIIVACDDLGPVNFQRYVE; translated from the exons ATGTTACTTGTGAAAGCTGCAGCAAAAAGGAAAG GAATTAAAGCAACAGATGTAAAGGGACTCTTACCCCTGATGGTACTAATGGTgatcattttcctgatgattgtGTTCTGGGAAAACGAGCTGTATGAAGAAGTAGTGGCGTCAACCATAGAACACTTGCACGTGGACTACCCTCAGAGTGATATTGCTGTAAGGTACTGCAACCACATGATCATACAAAGAATCATCAAGGAACCTGACAACACCTGCAGAAAGGAACATGTCTTCATCCATGAGAGGCCTCGAAACATCAATCATGTTTGCACTTCTCCCAAGAGGATGGCTTGCCAAAACCATTCCAGCGTTTTATGCTTCCAGAGTGAGACAAAGTTCAAAATGACAGTCTGTAAGCTCATTGAAGGTACCAGATATCCTGCCTGCAGGTACCACATTTCCCCCACAGAGGGGTTTATCATAGTCGCTTGCGATGACCTGGGGCCAGTTAACTTCCAGAGATACGTTGAGTAA